Proteins from a genomic interval of Diospyros lotus cultivar Yz01 chromosome 6, ASM1463336v1, whole genome shotgun sequence:
- the LOC127803873 gene encoding uncharacterized protein LOC127803873 isoform X1 → MAEAKDEQEKRRRKGKSLLEESELIGSSYSSDEGEDGVGRKGKKWKRESAISSVLREVDAPPLLRDPLAAVGFDIMTMILARLDARSAARSLLVSRGWHGVASSDRLWTSKCEELWLGKAHIPHSSQVRGLSKLAAYSLSVMDGKRMRIMKEDLWDHAWEFHFNESNRFLNEFIFVPSMAAPEYWRNLDPYWKGTGPPMHRYFHPDGSQTADPGDEVWGGHESCYSIVTSFEGQGKIREHYVRINRWPRMHVSRKPDWSWEMSNNLYCYVSVPDAYKKGGTGPLFPFP, encoded by the exons atggccgaagccaAAGACGAGCAAGAGAAGAGGAGAAGGAAAGGGAAGAGCCTACTTGAAGAGTCTGAACTGATTGGGTCTTCTTATTCTTCCGATGAAGGAGAGGATGGGGTTGGAAGGAAGGGCAAGAAGTGGAAGCGAGAGTCGGCGATTTCGAGTGTTCTGAGGGAAGTGGATGCTCCGCCTCTGCTTCGGGACCCTCTGGCGGCGGTGGGGTTCGACATCATGACGATGATTCTCGCCCGCCTGGACGCACGCAGCGCGGCACGATCACTCCTTGTTTCGCGCGGGTGGCACGGCGTTGCTTCCAGCGACAGGTTATGGACTAGCAAG TGTGAAGAATTATGGCTTGGTAAAGCACACATACCTCATTCATCTCAAGTCCGTGGGTTGTCAAAATTAGCCGCTTACTCATTATCAGTAATGGATGGTAAAAGG ATGCGCATCATGAAAGAAGATCTGTGGGATCATGCTTGGGAGTTTCACTTCAATGAG AGCAACCGATTCCTGAATGAGTTCATCTTTGTACCCTCAATG GCGGCCCCAGAATACTGGCGAAATCTTGATCCTTATTGGAAAGGAACCGGCCCTCCCATGCACCGCTACTTCCACCCAGATGGCAGCCAAACCGCGGATCCTGGCGATGAGGTATGGGGTGGTCACGAGTCCTGTTACTCCATTGTGACTAGTTTTGAAGGCCAGGGAAAGATCAGGGAACACTATGTTAGGATTAACCGTTGGCCCCGTATGCATGTGTCGAGGAAACCAGATTGGAGCTGGGAAATGTCGAATAACTTGTACTGCTACGTCAGTGTTCCTGACGCTTACAAGAAAGGTGGAACCGGCCCGCTGTTCCCTTTTCCCTAA
- the LOC127803873 gene encoding uncharacterized protein LOC127803873 isoform X2 has translation MAEAKDEQEKRRRKGKSLLEESELIGSSYSSDEGEDGVGRKGKKWKRESAISSVLREVDAPPLLRDPLAAVGFDIMTMILARLDARSAARSLLVSRGWHGVASSDRLWTSKCEELWLGKAHIPHSSQVRGLSKLAAYSLSVMDGKRMRIMKEDLWDHAWEFHFNEAAPEYWRNLDPYWKGTGPPMHRYFHPDGSQTADPGDEVWGGHESCYSIVTSFEGQGKIREHYVRINRWPRMHVSRKPDWSWEMSNNLYCYVSVPDAYKKGGTGPLFPFP, from the exons atggccgaagccaAAGACGAGCAAGAGAAGAGGAGAAGGAAAGGGAAGAGCCTACTTGAAGAGTCTGAACTGATTGGGTCTTCTTATTCTTCCGATGAAGGAGAGGATGGGGTTGGAAGGAAGGGCAAGAAGTGGAAGCGAGAGTCGGCGATTTCGAGTGTTCTGAGGGAAGTGGATGCTCCGCCTCTGCTTCGGGACCCTCTGGCGGCGGTGGGGTTCGACATCATGACGATGATTCTCGCCCGCCTGGACGCACGCAGCGCGGCACGATCACTCCTTGTTTCGCGCGGGTGGCACGGCGTTGCTTCCAGCGACAGGTTATGGACTAGCAAG TGTGAAGAATTATGGCTTGGTAAAGCACACATACCTCATTCATCTCAAGTCCGTGGGTTGTCAAAATTAGCCGCTTACTCATTATCAGTAATGGATGGTAAAAGG ATGCGCATCATGAAAGAAGATCTGTGGGATCATGCTTGGGAGTTTCACTTCAATGAG GCGGCCCCAGAATACTGGCGAAATCTTGATCCTTATTGGAAAGGAACCGGCCCTCCCATGCACCGCTACTTCCACCCAGATGGCAGCCAAACCGCGGATCCTGGCGATGAGGTATGGGGTGGTCACGAGTCCTGTTACTCCATTGTGACTAGTTTTGAAGGCCAGGGAAAGATCAGGGAACACTATGTTAGGATTAACCGTTGGCCCCGTATGCATGTGTCGAGGAAACCAGATTGGAGCTGGGAAATGTCGAATAACTTGTACTGCTACGTCAGTGTTCCTGACGCTTACAAGAAAGGTGGAACCGGCCCGCTGTTCCCTTTTCCCTAA
- the LOC127804522 gene encoding uncharacterized protein LOC127804522, producing MYIRRKEDGYVSTEFIKGVEKFVNFAKSQPEWMDGNKIKCPCNQPKCRNTAFRDQDTVTSHLLTKGFVPGYYEWTLHGEVIATVDSVDMSYSASTLEAEPSNLFETMVMDAAGPDFNPNMEEEPPNPEAQAFYDMLSAAKKELYPGCQKHSQLSLVSRLLSFKSEHHLSERGFNQLCELLKEVLPEPNTVIDNFYSTKKLVRGLGLPVEKIDCCRNNCMIFWGDDSDLTVCKFCHENRYKQVDQADSSKRQKTCVPYKKMHYFPLTPRLLRLYASNSTAAEMRWHADHVVEDGVMRHPSDSPAWIHFNQTHREFAAEKRNVRLGLCTDGFQPFGQSGKQYSCWPVIVTVYNLPPWMCMKDTTMFLTVLVPGPENPKAKLDVFLQPLIAELKHLWDVGVHAYDISLKQNFQLRAALMWTISDFPAYSMLSGYSTAGKLACPYCTIHSDAFYLSKSRKISWFDNHRKFLHQDHPYRRNRYGFRKNTLVKKTPPPVLSGPEILASLDELGLVNATQPNAAQTNSDNSHGSGWKSKSIFWDLPYWKTQLIRHNLDVMHIEKNVFENVFNTVMNVPGKTKDTVKSREELNQYCRRITQSTFTLNKKEKAVLCAWVKNLKFPDGYVSNMARCVDTKKLKLFGMKSHDCHVFMQRLVPVAFRELLPQKVWEALTELSLFFKDLTSTTIKSEHMMKLENDIPITLCKLELIFPPSFFDSMEHLPIHLAYEARIAGPVQYRWMYPFERYLGKLKKTVRNKARVEGSISNSYVVEEASLLCSHYFEDHVVTRHTRVPRNDAGVVNERDDQEGKLSIFKHPCRPFGCKKSRMLFGEEYDVAHRYILMNCPEVEPYLQIYDAELRQRNLGIGDHIIEQLTNKEFPSWFNNYARDPTNNVTNSYIRDLAKGPFNTVTTYPGCFVNGFKFHTISHGSNKGTMNSGMCVKGSNYDDPEKDYYGRITEIVELEYPSVSSFKKVVLFKGDWFIPTLNEGVKIHHAYKIVEVNEKKKWNTNEQFVLASQAIQVYFCEYPSLRRNKSDWLVVTKVKPRFIVEVPQSFNNQEATLPREALPYQEDDVELHDIAVDDAQILETVNDGDHADLNDEPVMESEFDEAPELNDEQVLRSDSEDKSESYDEQVLRSDSEYDSESEDEQVLQLDSDDDLESNDTDVDLYDSD from the exons ATGTATATCAGGCGTAAGGAGGATGGTTATGTTTCTACGGAATTTATCAAGGGTGTTgagaagtttgttaattttgctAAGAGTCAACCAGAGTGGATGGATGGGAATAAGATTAAATGTCCTTGTAATCAACCAAAGTGTAGGAACACGGCTTTTCGTGACCAGGATACCGTGACAAGTCACTTGCTCACCAAAGGTTTCGTGCCAGGGTATTATGAGTGGACACTTCATGGGGAAGTTATTGCTACGGTAGATTCGGTCGATATGTCTTACTCAGCATCAACGCTTGAAGCAGAGCCAAGCAATTTATTTGAGACTATGGTAATGGATGCTGCCGGGCCTGATTTCAATCCGAATATGGAGGAGGAACCTCCAAATCCGGAAGCTCAAGCATTCTATGACATGCTTAGTGctgcaaaaaaagagttatatCCTGGTTGTCAAAAGCATTCGCAGTTGTCGCTTGTTTCTAGATTGCTTAGCTTTAAGTCAGAACACCATCTATCTGAGAGGGGATTTAATCAACTTTGTGAATTACTTAAGGAGGTTCTTCCTGAACCTAATACggtgattgataatttttacagtACTAAAAAACTGGTTCGAGGGTTAGGCCTTCCtgttgagaaaattgattgttgTAGAAATAACTGTATGATTTTTTGGGGTGATGACAGTGATTTAACAGTATGCAAGTTTTGTCATGAGAATCGGTACAAGCAAGTTGATCAAGCTGACAGTAGTAAACGACAAAAAACTTGTGTTCCTTATAAGAAGATGcattattttcctttaactCCTCGGCTTTTGAGATTGTATGCATCCAATTCAACAGCAGCAGAAATGAGGTGGCACGCAGATCATGTGGTCGAAGATGGCGTCATGCGTCATCCGTCGGATTCCCCTGCGTGGATTCATTTTAACCAGACTCATAGGGAATTTGCTGCCGAGAAAAGGAATGTCAGACTTGGTCTTTGTACTGATGGGTTTCAGCCGTTTGGTCAATCTGGGAAGCAATATTCTTGTTGGCCTGTCATTGTCACGGTGTATAATTTACCACCCTGGATGTGTATGAAGGATACAACAATGTTCTTAACGGTGCTAGTGCCAGGACCAGAGAATCCTAAGGCAAAACTTGATGTTTTCTTACAACCCCTTATTGCAGAGTTGAAACATTTGTGGGATGTTGGTGTGCATGCATATGATATCtcattgaaacaaaatttccaACTGAGAGCGGCTTTGATGTGGACCATTagtgattttcctgcatattcAATGCTCTCGGGGTATAGCACGGCAGGAAAGCTGGCATGTCCTTATTGCACGATTCACTCGGACGCATTTTACCTGTCAAAGAGTAGAAAGATTTCATGGTTTGATAACCATCGAAAATTCTTGCATCAAGATCATCCGTATCGACGGAATAGGTATGGATTTCGCAAAAAtactttggtaaaaaaaacacCACCTCCTGTACTGTCTGGACCTGAGATACTTGCTTCCTTGGACGAGTTGGGTTTAGTGAATGCGACACAACCAAATGCTGCACAGACTAATTCAGATAACAGTCATGGTAGTGGTTGGAAGAGTAAGagcattttttgggatttgcctTATTGGAAAACTCAACTTATTCGACACAACTTGGATGTTATGCATATAGAGAAAAACGTGTTCGAAAATGTGTTCAATACAGTGATGAATGTACCAGGCAAAACTAAGGATACAGTAAAGTCGAGAGAAGAGTTGAATCAATATTGTCGCCGCATTACTCAATCAACTTTTACtctgaacaagaaagaaaaagccgTCCTGTGTGCGtgggtaaaaaatttaaaatttcctGATGGGTATGTGTCGAACATGGCTAGATGTGTTGACACAAAGAAGCTTAAGTTGTTTGGgatgaaaagtcatgattgtcatgtgtTCATGCAAAGGTTGGTGCCCGTTGCATTTCGAGAATTACTACCGCAAAAAGTATGGGAGGCATTGACTGAGTTGAGTCTTTTCTTCAAAGATTTGACATCGACCACTATTAAAAGTGAGCATATGATGAAATTAGAGAACGACATCCCCATCACTTTGTGTAAGTTGGAGCTCATATTCCCTCCAAGTTTCTTTGACTCTATGGAGCATCTTCCAATCCATTTGGCTTATGAAGCAAGGATAGCAGGTCCAGTTcaatatcgatggatgtatccgTTTGAAAG ataccttggaaagttgaagaaaacaGTTAGAAATAAAGCTCGAGTGGAAGGCTCTATTTCTAATTCATACGTTGTGGAAGAAGCGTCATTGTTGTGTTCTCATTACTTTGAGGACCATGTTGTTACAAGGCATACACGAGTGCCGCGCAACGATGCTGGTGTTGTAAATGAAAGGGATGACCAGGAGGGGAAGTTATCAATTTTCAAGCATCCTTGTCGACCATTTGGATGTAAAAAGTCACGAATGTTATTCGGTGAAGAATATGATGTTGCACACagatatattttgatgaattgtCCAGAAGTTGAGCCGTATCTGCA aatttacgATGCTGAGCTAAGGCAACGTAATCTCGGCATTGGCGACCACATCATTGAACAATTAACAAATAAGGAATTCCCTTCTTGGTTCAATAATTAT GCTCGCGATCCTACGAACAATGTGACCAATTCATACATAAGGGATCTCGCAAAAGGACCTTTTAACACTGTTACAACGTACCCTGGCTGCTTTGTTAATGGATTTAAATTTCACACGATTAGCCATGGTTCGAATAAAGGCACTATGAATAGTGGCATGTGCGTTAAAGGATCCAACTACGATGATCCCGAGAAGGACTATTATGGTCGGATAACAGAGATTGTCGAGCTCGAGTATCCTTCAGTATCGTCATTCAAGAAAGTTGTATTGTTCAAGGGCGATTGGTTTATTCCAACTTTGAACGAGGGGGTGAAGATTCATCATGCATATAAGATCGTCGAGgtcaatgaaaagaagaaatggaatacAAACGAGCAATTTGTATTAGCTTCTCAAGCgattcaagtatatttttgtgAATATCCAAGCTTGAGGCGTAACAAAAGCGATtggttggttgtaacaaaagtcAAACCAAGGTTCATAGTAGAGGTTCCACAATCTTTTAATAATCAAGAGGCGACCCTTCCACGTGAAGCGTTGCCTTACCAAGAGGATGACGTGGAACTACACGATATCGCAGTTGATGATGCCCAAATCCTTGAGACAGTGAATGATGGTGACCACGCTGATTTAAATGATGAGCCAGTTATGGAATCAGAATTTGATGAAGCTCCAGAGTTGAATGATGAGCAAGTTTTGAGATCTGATTCTGAAGATAAATCTGAATCGTATGATGAGCAAGTTTTGCGATCAGACTCTGAATATGACTCTGAATCAGAGGATGAACAAGTTCTTCAATTAGATTCTGATGATGACTTAGAATCTAATGACACGGATGTAGACTTATATGATAGTGATTAG
- the LOC127803872 gene encoding probable indole-3-pyruvate monooxygenase YUCCA7 — protein MSYTWKFVTACSREFALSSTERYRLWIVFVPKLMVQMYDCENFFVGRCILVNGPVIVGAGPSGLAVAAGLRQQGVPFIILERASCIASLWQNHTYDRLKLHLPKQFCQLPYFPFPTNLPEYPTKYQFIDYLESYATHFGIKPQFSKTVKSAKYDEACRLWRVKTVSSLGGGAMKGEVEYICQWLVAATGENAEKVVPEFEGLLEFGGNVTHVCDYKSGEAYKGKKVLVVGCGNSGMEVSLDLCHHNAFPSIVARSSVHVLPREVLGKSTFDLAVSMMKWLPPRLVDKVLLAIARLTLGNIEKYGLKRPVVGPLQLKSTQGKTPVLDIGALQKIRCGEIKVVPGIKRFSPGRVELINGQNLEVDSVLLATGYSSNVPSWLKENDLFSTNGFPKSQFPDGWKGKGGLYAVGFTRRGLSGASLDAIRVANDIANIWKQEETNYCKKHSVVVANCQL, from the exons ATGTCCTACACTTGGAAATTT GTTACTGCGTGTAGCCGTGAGTTTGCCTTGTCCTCGACTGAAAGGTATAGGTTGTGGATCGTCTTCGTACCAAAATTAATGGTTCAAATGTATGATTGTGAGAATTTCTTTGTTGGCCGATGTATACTGGTGAATGGACCTGTTATTGTTGGTGCCGGGCCGTCGGGACTAGCCGTCGCTGCTGGACTAAGACAACAAGGAGTTCCATTTATCATCCTTGAAAGGGCCAGTTGCATTGCTTCTCTTTGGCAAAACCACACTTATGATCGCCTCAAACTTCACCTCCCCAAGCAATTCTGCCAGTTGCCCTACTTCCCATTCCCAACCAACTTGCCGGAATACCCCACCAAGTACCAGTTCATCGACTACCTTGAATCCTACGCGACCCACTTTGGCATTAAGCCACAGTTCAGTAAGACTGTGAAATCAGCAAAATACGACGAAGCTTGTCGGTTGTGGAGGGTCAAGACTGTATCAAGCTTAGGTGGTGGCGCCATGAAAGGGGAGGTGGAGTACATTTGTCAGTGGCTTGTGGCGGCGACGGGTGAGAATGCAGAGAAGGTGGTACCGGAATTTGAAGGCTTGCTAGAGTTCGGTGGCAACGTTACTCATGTCTGTGACTACAAGTCCGGGGAAGCttataaaggaaagaaagtgcTAGTTGTAGGTTGTGGCAACTCCGGCATGGAGGTTTCTCTTGATCTTTGCCACCACAATGCGTTTCCATCAATAGTGGCTCGTAGTTCG GTTCATGTCCTGCCAAGAGAAGTTCTAGGGAAATCCACATTTGATCTAGCAGTTTCAATGATGAAATGGCTGCCACCTAGGCTTGTAGACAAAGTGTTGCTAGCTATTGCAAGATTAACGCTTGGAAACATAGAAAAATATGGGCTGAAGAGGCCAGTGGTAGGTCCTTTACAGCTCAAGAGCACTCAAGGCAAGACCCCAGTGTTGGACATTGGTGCACTGCAGAAGATAAGATGTGGTGAGATCAAGGTAGTTCCTGGAATCAAGAGGTTCTCACCTGGTAGGGTTGAGCTTATTAATGGCCAAAATCTTGAGGTTGATTCTGTGCTTTTGGCAACTGGGTATTCCAGCAATGTTCCTTCTTGGTTAAAG GAGAATGACTTATTTTCCACAAATGGGTTTCCCAAATCTCAATTCCCAGATGGGTGGAAAGGCAAAGGTGGGCTCTATGCAGTTGGCTTCACAAGGAGGGGCCTCTCTGGGGCCTCATTGGATGCCATCAGAGTAGCAAACGATATAGCCAACATCTGGAAACAAGAAGAAACTAACTACTGCAAGAAGCACTCTGTTGTAGTTGCTAATTGCCAATTATGA